One genomic segment of Chitinophaga parva includes these proteins:
- a CDS encoding glycosyl hydrolase family 18 protein, whose amino-acid sequence MIKYWTALACIYLLTSCSKKTNGQVIPGTARAHILGYCMRQDTWAAAVSQLDLSRLTDLNLAFFNPTADGSFSACNMADLQQVITSAHAANVRVYLAIGGGDPPPTMADWMAADKRHTLIANIVSLAHAVNADGVDADLENTLIVADTARYAAFIAALQTALHAQQKLLSSAQVYWSSTRQYISDATLQRFDYINIMSYDSTGFWDPSRPGPHASYSMAVRDLNFYLDRGIPGSKLLLGVPFYGYAFGPGFPPTGATASFNYKDLVRTYPGAENSDSIVVKDKGTIYYNGVPTIQAKVAYAKSRNAAGIMIWELHQDLPASDPGSLLTTIYNSLY is encoded by the coding sequence ATGATCAAGTACTGGACTGCACTGGCCTGTATATATTTGCTGACCAGCTGCAGCAAAAAAACAAACGGACAGGTAATACCGGGTACCGCCCGGGCGCATATCCTTGGCTATTGCATGCGCCAGGATACATGGGCCGCAGCCGTAAGCCAACTGGACCTGTCCAGGCTTACTGATTTAAACCTCGCCTTCTTCAACCCCACCGCTGATGGCAGTTTCAGCGCCTGCAACATGGCAGACCTGCAACAGGTGATAACATCGGCGCATGCGGCTAACGTACGCGTATACCTGGCCATTGGCGGCGGCGATCCGCCACCCACTATGGCAGACTGGATGGCGGCAGACAAGCGCCATACACTGATAGCCAACATCGTATCACTGGCCCATGCAGTGAACGCAGACGGTGTGGACGCAGACCTTGAAAACACGCTGATCGTGGCAGACACCGCACGCTACGCGGCTTTCATAGCAGCCTTGCAAACCGCACTGCATGCGCAGCAAAAACTCCTTAGTTCCGCCCAGGTGTACTGGAGCAGCACGCGCCAGTATATTTCAGACGCTACCCTGCAAAGGTTCGATTACATCAATATCATGTCCTATGACTCCACCGGTTTCTGGGATCCATCGCGCCCGGGGCCACACGCCAGTTATTCCATGGCCGTACGCGACCTCAATTTCTACCTGGACAGGGGCATTCCTGGTTCCAAACTCCTGCTGGGCGTACCATTTTACGGGTACGCATTTGGGCCGGGTTTTCCACCCACCGGTGCTACTGCCAGCTTCAATTACAAGGACCTGGTGCGCACCTACCCCGGCGCGGAGAACAGCGACAGTATCGTGGTGAAAGACAAGGGCACTATTTATTACAACGGCGTTCCTACTATACAAGCCAAGGTAGCTTATGCCAAAAGCCGGAACGCCGCCGGTATCATGATCTGGGAACTGCACCAGGACCTGCCCGCCAGCGACCCGGGGTCATTGCTGACAACCATTTACAATAGCCTGTACTGA
- a CDS encoding DUF983 domain-containing protein — MSTHSHSHDHEAARHPSFFNLFKCKCPRCREGDMFVNKNPYNLKETMKMNRYCPVCGQPLNIEVGFYFGSGYVSYALAVAVSVATFIAYWVLAGFSVYDNSIFIWLGINAVVLVLCQPYLMRVARTGWLAFFVGYEPNWRSIPPDNPERLNDSQEGSW; from the coding sequence ATGTCAACGCACAGCCACTCCCACGATCATGAGGCGGCCCGCCATCCCAGTTTCTTCAACCTTTTCAAATGCAAATGCCCCCGCTGCCGCGAGGGTGATATGTTCGTGAATAAAAATCCTTACAACCTGAAAGAAACGATGAAGATGAACCGGTACTGCCCGGTGTGCGGGCAGCCGCTCAACATTGAAGTGGGTTTTTACTTCGGCTCCGGCTACGTGAGCTATGCACTGGCAGTAGCGGTGAGCGTGGCTACCTTTATAGCGTATTGGGTGCTGGCGGGCTTCTCCGTGTACGACAACAGTATTTTTATATGGCTGGGCATCAATGCGGTGGTATTGGTACTTTGCCAGCCTTATCTCATGCGCGTGGCGCGCACCGGCTGGCTGGCCTTCTTTGTAGGTTATGAACCTAACTGGCGCAGTATACCGCCGGATAACCCCGAGCGCCTCAACGACAGCCAGGAAGGCTCCTGGTAA
- a CDS encoding SusD/RagB family nutrient-binding outer membrane lipoprotein — translation MRRNKHTSLLFLGTALFFSSCTKNFDTINTDPTKGASIAPGQQLASAAYYLDGGREMGYPNLYLMLPRVQYVNGSWGMRSGTKYIRNDFYNDRVWETFYGKSGKQLVDMLERIKGDTALVNYAAAGRILKVYIFSVLTDNYGDIPYTQAGQAYYEKVYTPAYDKQQDIYNDFFKELDEATAQFNANSEAIDNDIVYNGDLGKWKHLANSLRLRLAMRLTKRDAATAEAQVKKAVAAGVMQTAEDNFRMVHEAYNFPDLRGNGLSQALQEEQTYNYTIGCNTFVDYLKQENDPRIAAFFVNRDANGKDITSKTNYLSIKPGLYWWDDWADFIAADGTDIPQGNKYTLIAPPFYQLQAPFLHMGIAETEFLLAEAASRGWIAEDANAHYQAGIRDAMQQLDMYPGMVPVSGTEVDNFVQAHPLDATKAIEQINMQKWVALFPNGYEAFANQRRSGYPVLAAVDDVGGESETGSKPYLRLFYPSTEAFNNTQNYNDAIGRIGGKNDWMQPVWWDKQ, via the coding sequence ATGAGACGTAACAAGCATACTTCCCTTCTCTTTTTAGGTACGGCATTGTTCTTCAGCAGTTGCACCAAGAACTTCGATACCATCAATACAGATCCCACCAAAGGCGCCAGTATAGCGCCGGGGCAGCAACTGGCATCTGCCGCTTATTACCTGGATGGTGGCCGTGAAATGGGTTATCCTAACCTGTACCTGATGCTACCCAGGGTGCAGTATGTAAATGGCAGCTGGGGCATGCGTTCCGGCACCAAGTATATCCGCAATGATTTCTACAATGACCGGGTGTGGGAAACCTTCTATGGCAAAAGCGGCAAGCAGCTGGTAGACATGCTGGAACGTATCAAAGGTGATACTGCACTGGTGAACTATGCCGCCGCGGGCCGCATCCTGAAAGTGTACATCTTCTCTGTACTCACCGACAACTATGGTGATATCCCTTACACGCAGGCAGGCCAGGCTTACTATGAAAAAGTATATACCCCTGCCTATGACAAGCAACAGGATATCTACAACGATTTTTTCAAAGAACTGGATGAAGCCACCGCGCAATTCAATGCTAACAGTGAAGCCATTGACAATGATATTGTGTACAATGGGGACCTTGGCAAATGGAAACACCTGGCCAATTCCCTGCGCCTCCGCCTGGCCATGCGCCTTACCAAAAGAGATGCCGCTACCGCGGAAGCCCAGGTAAAAAAGGCCGTAGCCGCTGGTGTAATGCAAACAGCGGAAGATAATTTCCGCATGGTGCACGAAGCTTACAACTTCCCGGACCTGCGTGGCAATGGCCTCAGCCAGGCCTTGCAGGAAGAGCAGACCTACAATTATACCATTGGCTGCAATACCTTTGTGGACTACCTGAAGCAGGAAAATGATCCGCGCATTGCCGCTTTCTTTGTAAACAGGGATGCAAACGGCAAGGACATTACCAGCAAGACAAACTACCTGTCCATCAAGCCAGGCCTGTACTGGTGGGATGACTGGGCAGACTTCATCGCGGCAGATGGCACAGATATTCCCCAGGGTAACAAGTACACGCTGATAGCGCCGCCCTTCTATCAACTGCAGGCCCCCTTCCTGCACATGGGTATTGCAGAAACAGAGTTCCTGCTGGCGGAAGCTGCCTCTCGTGGCTGGATAGCGGAAGATGCCAATGCCCACTACCAGGCAGGCATCCGCGATGCCATGCAGCAGCTGGACATGTACCCCGGCATGGTCCCGGTGAGCGGCACTGAGGTGGACAATTTCGTACAGGCGCACCCGTTAGACGCCACTAAAGCCATTGAGCAGATCAATATGCAAAAATGGGTGGCCCTGTTCCCGAATGGGTACGAGGCTTTTGCCAACCAACGCCGCAGCGGATACCCGGTACTGGCAGCAGTGGATGATGTGGGCGGGGAATCTGAGACGGGTTCCAAGCCATACCTCCGGCTCTTTTACCCCAGCACAGAAGCCTTTAATAACACGCAAAATTATAACGACGCCATTGGCCGCATCGGTGGTAAGAACGACTGGATGCAACCGGTATGGTGGGATAAACAATAA
- a CDS encoding AraC family transcriptional regulator — MAKPVLPTYSICSLTETPLLPSDFMTDRLDHYLDTHRDLHFPHKHDFYHFVYFATGSGKHSIDFVPFPVKAGQVYCMAPGQVHTWEFRGRPTGYIINFSAAFLDAFLNNARFLEQFSFFSGNAAEQVIQLPGGMQQEISQVLESLLKEDKAALPGQQDMLRTLLVQLFLLLNRQVTKGTPRPQSPYNSLLLRNFQQLIAQHYKEKKLTKDYAALLYVTPNHLNALAKDLTGRSAGELIRDRVILEAKRLLINADLSIAAIADTLDFADNSYFSKFFRKYTGTTPEAFRKDNIHNA, encoded by the coding sequence ATGGCAAAGCCCGTACTACCAACGTATAGCATTTGCAGCCTTACTGAAACGCCGCTGCTGCCCAGCGATTTCATGACAGACCGCCTGGACCATTACCTGGATACGCACCGTGATCTGCACTTCCCGCACAAACATGACTTTTATCATTTTGTATACTTTGCCACCGGCAGTGGCAAACACAGCATCGATTTTGTACCATTCCCGGTAAAGGCCGGCCAGGTCTACTGCATGGCGCCCGGACAGGTGCATACCTGGGAGTTCAGGGGCAGGCCCACCGGTTATATCATCAATTTTTCCGCGGCTTTCCTGGATGCATTTTTGAATAATGCGCGCTTCCTGGAGCAATTCAGTTTCTTTTCCGGCAATGCCGCAGAACAGGTGATCCAATTACCCGGCGGCATGCAACAGGAAATTTCACAGGTGCTGGAATCTTTATTGAAAGAAGATAAAGCCGCGCTACCAGGTCAGCAGGATATGCTGCGCACCTTGCTGGTGCAGTTGTTCCTGCTGTTGAACCGGCAGGTGACCAAGGGAACACCGCGCCCGCAAAGCCCATACAATTCTTTACTGTTGCGCAATTTCCAGCAACTCATTGCACAGCACTACAAAGAAAAGAAGCTCACCAAAGACTACGCGGCACTCCTCTATGTAACGCCCAACCATCTCAATGCACTGGCCAAAGACCTCACCGGCCGCTCTGCCGGGGAGCTGATCCGCGACCGCGTGATCCTGGAAGCCAAGCGCCTGCTCATCAATGCAGACCTGAGCATTGCCGCCATTGCGGACACGCTGGACTTTGCAGACAATTCCTATTTCTCTAAATTCTTCCGCAAGTACACCGGCACTACGCCGGAAGCTTTCCGGAAAGACAACATACACAACGCTTAA
- a CDS encoding SusC/RagA family TonB-linked outer membrane protein yields the protein MKNFPCTLLLCMLLGFVLPSRAQDKTDVLSHKISLDVANQPATAILELIEKQAGVSFAYPNQVIANKNTYTIHQQKTTISHVLQLLFPGNQYTFKAVGAHIIIKPAETHAATMPDTSTPRTIDMNTVVVTALGIGRVQRSLGYAFTDVKGSELTKVRETNPIEALSGKVAGLDVNTTNSGVGGSVKVTLRGVKVIGGDNQPLYVIDGIPINNSSPGQADTYGGYDLGDGSSIINPDEVATISVLKGGAAAALYGSRAANGVILITTKKGSRKGLEVEFTSNAVVEKLVDSYDFQQEYGSGRDGLLPRDVATARGYSQASWGPKFNADSMVWLWNGNKVPYVNAHNNIQHFFRNGLTLTNSVALATGTDKTQLRFTYTNIHNDDIVPKSGLTRHNFSLRGTSQLTDKLSMDAKIAYLNENVDNRPALSDNPNNIGYVLSGVAPNINIDWLKDYKDPATGYYINWNNNTYQVNPYWAINEQPNNSVQDRLNGFVLLKYQLLPYLSVQGRTGEDYSKFSFREFMEYSTPFNTTGALNMKDRTLREVNSELMINYGKQIKKFWTGANLGMNRMDFHENLLNTTGRDISTMGVKSINNFQTKLSNEVLGQKRINSVYGAINLAYESMLYLDITGRNDWSSTLAAGNNAFFYPSVSGSFVFSELIHKNSVLDFGKLRFSLAQTGTDAIDPYQLNLTYGSNPDMPSVGGYAIGGVAVDKVPFKDLKPSISKSYEAGTNLVFFNNRVNLDVTWYQSNTRNQILSAPISTTSGYTTAVINSGNIRNRGLEVTMALKPVATRHFTWDVSLNYARNRNKILALSPLVSGYYTLASARWANASIVAKEGDEYGTIVGRKFLRNDAGKMVLDANNLPQYDAVDQKLGNGQYKWIGGLANRFTYKNISLNVLLDVKQGGNIYSMTNLLAYANGRQKGTLQGREGWAASEKARLAANKTPEEWTVTGGLPVSGVQQTGTDANGKAVYRDVTAFVSPQAYWQRVTDNIPEPFIYDASFVKIRSMSLDYTFPKSMFSGSILRELSLSVVARNLITISKHVPNVDPESSYNNGNGQGFEYGSLPTRRSYGLNLFAKF from the coding sequence ACCAGCAAAAGACTACCATCAGCCACGTACTGCAATTACTCTTTCCCGGTAACCAGTATACATTTAAGGCAGTGGGCGCCCATATCATCATTAAGCCGGCCGAAACCCACGCTGCCACCATGCCTGACACTTCCACGCCGCGCACCATCGACATGAACACGGTGGTAGTAACAGCACTGGGTATTGGCCGCGTGCAGCGCTCCCTGGGCTATGCTTTCACGGATGTGAAGGGCAGTGAGCTTACCAAAGTGCGGGAAACCAACCCCATTGAAGCACTGAGCGGCAAAGTGGCGGGCCTGGATGTAAACACCACCAATAGTGGTGTAGGCGGCTCTGTGAAGGTGACCCTGCGCGGTGTAAAGGTGATAGGGGGCGATAACCAGCCTTTGTATGTGATAGATGGTATTCCCATCAACAACTCCTCTCCCGGCCAGGCAGACACTTATGGTGGTTACGACCTGGGTGATGGTTCTTCCATCATCAACCCCGATGAAGTAGCCACGATCTCTGTACTGAAAGGTGGCGCGGCGGCAGCATTGTATGGTAGCCGCGCGGCAAACGGTGTGATCCTCATCACTACCAAGAAAGGCAGCCGCAAAGGACTGGAAGTAGAATTTACGTCCAATGCAGTAGTGGAAAAACTGGTGGACAGTTATGACTTCCAACAGGAATACGGCAGCGGCCGTGATGGCCTGCTACCGCGGGATGTAGCCACTGCACGCGGTTACTCCCAGGCCAGCTGGGGCCCAAAATTCAATGCAGACAGCATGGTGTGGCTATGGAACGGCAATAAAGTTCCTTATGTGAATGCGCACAATAATATCCAGCATTTCTTCCGCAACGGCCTTACCCTTACCAACTCCGTAGCGCTGGCCACCGGCACAGATAAAACACAGCTGCGCTTTACCTACACCAATATTCATAACGATGATATTGTGCCTAAGAGTGGCCTTACCCGTCATAACTTTTCGCTGCGCGGTACTTCCCAGCTCACGGATAAACTGAGCATGGATGCCAAGATCGCTTACCTCAACGAAAACGTGGACAACCGCCCTGCGCTTTCTGACAATCCGAACAACATTGGCTATGTGCTGAGTGGCGTAGCACCCAATATTAACATTGACTGGCTGAAAGACTATAAGGACCCTGCTACTGGTTATTACATTAACTGGAACAATAACACCTACCAGGTAAACCCTTACTGGGCCATCAATGAGCAGCCTAACAACAGCGTGCAGGACCGCCTCAACGGCTTTGTATTACTGAAATACCAGCTGCTTCCCTACCTGTCTGTCCAGGGCCGTACCGGTGAAGACTATTCCAAATTCAGCTTCCGTGAATTCATGGAATATTCCACGCCCTTCAACACTACGGGCGCCCTGAATATGAAAGACCGCACCCTGCGCGAGGTGAACAGTGAACTGATGATCAACTACGGCAAGCAGATCAAAAAATTCTGGACGGGTGCTAACCTCGGTATGAACCGCATGGACTTCCATGAAAACCTGCTGAACACCACCGGCCGCGATATCAGCACCATGGGCGTGAAAAGCATCAATAACTTCCAGACAAAACTCAGTAATGAAGTGCTGGGGCAGAAGCGCATCAACTCTGTATATGGCGCCATCAACCTGGCTTACGAAAGTATGCTGTACCTGGATATCACCGGGCGCAATGACTGGTCATCCACGCTGGCGGCGGGCAATAACGCTTTCTTCTATCCATCGGTATCCGGCAGCTTCGTCTTCTCTGAGCTGATACATAAGAACAGCGTGCTGGATTTTGGTAAACTGCGCTTTTCCCTGGCGCAAACCGGTACAGACGCCATTGACCCTTACCAGCTTAACCTCACTTACGGCAGCAACCCGGACATGCCTTCTGTAGGCGGCTATGCCATTGGTGGCGTGGCAGTGGATAAAGTACCGTTCAAAGACCTGAAGCCCAGCATCAGCAAATCATACGAAGCTGGCACCAACCTGGTATTCTTCAACAACCGGGTGAACCTGGATGTAACCTGGTATCAATCCAACACCCGCAACCAGATCCTGAGTGCGCCTATCTCTACCACCAGCGGCTATACCACGGCGGTGATCAATTCCGGCAACATCCGCAACCGCGGGCTGGAAGTAACGATGGCCCTGAAGCCGGTTGCCACCAGGCACTTCACGTGGGACGTGAGCCTCAACTATGCGCGTAACCGCAATAAGATCCTGGCACTCAGTCCCCTGGTATCGGGCTATTACACCCTGGCATCCGCCCGCTGGGCCAACGCCAGCATCGTGGCAAAAGAAGGCGATGAATACGGTACCATCGTAGGCCGCAAGTTCCTGCGGAACGACGCGGGTAAAATGGTCCTCGATGCCAACAACCTCCCGCAGTATGATGCCGTGGACCAGAAACTGGGCAATGGCCAGTACAAATGGATAGGCGGCCTGGCTAACCGTTTCACATATAAAAACATCTCGCTGAATGTGCTGCTGGATGTAAAACAAGGTGGCAATATCTACTCCATGACCAACCTGCTGGCCTACGCAAACGGCCGCCAGAAGGGCACTTTGCAAGGCCGTGAAGGATGGGCCGCCTCAGAAAAAGCAAGGCTGGCTGCGAATAAAACACCGGAAGAATGGACGGTGACCGGCGGCCTGCCGGTGAGTGGGGTACAACAGACCGGTACAGACGCAAATGGCAAGGCCGTGTACAGGGACGTCACAGCCTTTGTAAGCCCCCAGGCTTACTGGCAGCGGGTTACAGACAACATCCCGGAGCCTTTTATCTATGATGCATCGTTTGTAAAGATCCGCTCCATGAGCCTGGATTATACATTTCCTAAATCCATGTTCAGCGGCAGTATCCTGAGGGAGTTGTCTCTTTCCGTGGTAGCACGCAACCTGATCACCATCAGCAAACACGTACCGAACGTAGACCCGGAGTCCAGCTACAACAATGGTAACGGGCAAGGATTTGAATATGGGTCCCTGCCTACCCGCCGCTCTTATGGTCTTAATCTTTTTGCAAAATTCTAA